A window from Candidatus Coatesbacteria bacterium encodes these proteins:
- a CDS encoding metal ABC transporter permease, translating to MLEPLYDLISWLLPGELGQLAFLQRALVAGLFLALAAGILGVGVVGHRLSYYSNAVGHSTFAGVAVGVLSGVSPYLALVGFAVLVGLAITALRRRGTLATDTVVGVVFATVMALGIALLSAYRGLGRELATYIYGDLLTISDAEVHLTLAALILTVVFSILYYNKLTLTAVSPAVARAAGVRVAALEYVHAALIAAVVAVAVRAVGILFVSALLILPAAAARNLARRQSTMFWWAAGLGAAAAVGGILLSLALDTATGATIILLGAFFFGLSLLAARLRGKPGRRG from the coding sequence ATGCTTGAGCCGCTCTACGATCTAATCTCCTGGCTGCTGCCCGGCGAGCTGGGCCAACTGGCCTTTCTGCAGCGGGCCCTGGTCGCCGGGCTGTTCCTGGCCCTGGCCGCCGGCATCCTCGGCGTCGGCGTCGTCGGACACCGTCTCTCCTACTACTCCAACGCCGTCGGCCACTCGACCTTTGCCGGGGTGGCCGTGGGCGTCCTCTCCGGCGTTTCACCCTACCTGGCTCTGGTGGGCTTCGCCGTGCTGGTGGGCTTGGCGATCACCGCCCTGCGCCGCCGGGGCACCCTGGCCACCGACACCGTCGTCGGCGTGGTCTTCGCCACGGTGATGGCCCTGGGCATCGCCCTGCTGTCGGCCTATCGCGGCCTGGGGCGCGAGCTGGCCACCTACATCTACGGCGACCTCCTGACCATCTCCGACGCCGAGGTCCACCTGACCCTGGCGGCCCTCATCCTGACCGTCGTCTTCTCGATCCTCTACTACAACAAGCTGACCCTGACCGCGGTCAGTCCCGCCGTGGCCCGGGCCGCCGGGGTGCGCGTCGCCGCCCTGGAGTACGTCCACGCCGCCCTGATCGCCGCCGTGGTCGCCGTGGCCGTCCGCGCCGTGGGGATCCTCTTCGTCTCGGCCCTGCTGATCCTGCCCGCCGCCGCGGCGCGCAACCTGGCCCGCCGCCAGTCGACGATGTTCTGGTGGGCCGCCGGTCTGGGGGCCGCCGCCGCCGTCGGCGGCATCCTGCTCAGCCTGGCCCTGGACACCGCCACCGGGGCGACGATCATCCTGCTGGGGGCCTTCTTCTTCGGCCTCTCGCTCCTGGCGGCCCGCCTGCGCGGCAAACCCGGCCGCCGGGGCTGA
- a CDS encoding 4Fe-4S dicluster domain-containing protein: MADKKPEDYVVPLKTIDDLPPMARTMGQMFVNETGSWRNVYPKINHAECIKCGICWQFCPDLAIIENAEGFPEVDLVYCKGCGVCVEECPKSCITMLEEGK, encoded by the coding sequence ATGGCCGACAAGAAACCCGAGGATTATGTCGTTCCGCTCAAGACCATCGACGATCTGCCGCCGATGGCGCGGACCATGGGCCAGATGTTCGTCAACGAGACCGGCTCCTGGCGCAACGTCTACCCCAAGATCAACCACGCCGAGTGCATCAAGTGCGGGATCTGCTGGCAGTTCTGTCCGGACCTGGCCATCATCGAGAACGCCGAGGGCTTCCCCGAGGTCGACCTGGTCTACTGCAAGGGCTGCGGCGTCTGCGTCGAAGAGTGTCCGAAGAGCTGCATCACCATGCTGGAGGAGGGCAAGTAG
- a CDS encoding ATP-binding cassette domain-containing protein, producing the protein MDEVAVRLESVGVELEGHRALEGISAEVPAGALTAVIGPNGAGKTTLLQAVLGLVPYSGRISFPAFAGRPRIGYMPQHLGLDPGSPLTALEFCLLGQQRRSLWLGYGKEARRRAERELNAVGAAELAERPLAGLSGGERQRVLLAGALTLDPRLLLLDEPAAGVDVVGGELFHELLDELTAKRGLTAVMVSHDLSMVSTHAARVLCLNRRLMGVGCAPDEITAETLTAMYGRSKGFFIHDHNPPPDENGGGHA; encoded by the coding sequence ATGGACGAGGTCGCCGTCAGGCTGGAGAGCGTCGGGGTCGAACTCGAGGGTCACCGGGCCCTCGAGGGGATCAGCGCCGAGGTGCCCGCCGGGGCGCTGACGGCGGTGATCGGCCCCAACGGCGCGGGCAAGACCACCCTGTTGCAGGCCGTCCTCGGCCTGGTGCCCTACAGCGGCCGGATCAGCTTCCCGGCTTTCGCGGGTCGGCCGCGCATCGGTTACATGCCGCAGCATCTCGGCCTGGATCCGGGGTCGCCGCTGACCGCCCTCGAGTTCTGTCTGCTGGGACAACAGCGGCGTTCCCTCTGGCTCGGTTATGGTAAGGAAGCCCGGCGGCGGGCCGAGAGGGAGCTGAACGCCGTCGGGGCCGCCGAGCTGGCCGAGCGACCCCTGGCCGGGCTTTCCGGCGGCGAGCGCCAGCGCGTCCTGCTGGCCGGCGCCCTGACCCTGGACCCCCGACTGCTGCTCCTCGACGAACCGGCGGCCGGCGTCGACGTCGTCGGTGGCGAGCTGTTTCACGAACTCCTCGACGAGCTGACCGCCAAGCGCGGCCTGACGGCGGTGATGGTCAGCCACGACCTGTCGATGGTCTCGACCCACGCCGCCCGGGTGCTGTGTCTCAACCGGCGGCTGATGGGCGTCGGCTGCGCCCCCGACGAGATCACCGCCGAGACTCTGACCGCCATGTACGGACGCAGCAAGGGCTTCTTCATCCACGACCACAACCCGCCCCCGGACGAGAACGGAGGCGGGCATGCTTGA
- a CDS encoding pyruvate synthase subunit beta — MKYPIPKEEYITSGTVACQGCGCVLALRYVLKALGPDTAMCVPACCWSVIDGPFPYSATKVPLFHTAFETAASAASGLRNGFAVRGNDHTTVLAWAGDGGTADIGIQALSGAVERDEDIIYICYDNEAYMNTGIQRSGSTPWGAWTTTTPVRHFKKEEKKDIVEIMAAHGIRYTATAAISHPKDLLAKVEKAKGIRGAKYLQIFASCIPGWKMKSEYSIKAVRLGVQTGLVPLYEIEGGVYKINYKPKQFKPIEDYLKLQGRFRHLTPEQIKHIEKMRDLRWKKLEAKVKMTEALAEEMAELS, encoded by the coding sequence ATGAAGTACCCGATCCCCAAAGAGGAGTACATCACCAGCGGAACCGTGGCCTGCCAGGGCTGCGGCTGCGTCCTGGCGCTGCGCTACGTCCTCAAGGCCCTGGGCCCGGACACGGCGATGTGCGTACCGGCCTGCTGCTGGAGCGTCATCGACGGCCCCTTCCCCTATTCGGCGACCAAGGTGCCGCTGTTCCACACCGCCTTCGAAACCGCCGCCTCGGCCGCCTCGGGGCTGCGCAACGGCTTCGCCGTCCGCGGCAACGACCACACCACGGTGCTGGCCTGGGCCGGTGACGGCGGCACCGCCGATATCGGCATCCAGGCGCTCTCCGGCGCCGTCGAGCGCGACGAGGATATCATCTACATCTGCTACGACAACGAGGCCTACATGAACACCGGCATCCAGCGCTCCGGCTCCACCCCCTGGGGCGCCTGGACGACGACCACGCCGGTGCGGCACTTCAAGAAGGAAGAGAAGAAGGACATCGTCGAGATCATGGCGGCCCACGGCATCCGCTACACCGCCACCGCCGCCATCAGTCACCCCAAGGACCTGCTGGCCAAGGTGGAGAAGGCCAAGGGCATCCGCGGGGCCAAGTACCTGCAGATCTTCGCCAGTTGCATCCCGGGCTGGAAGATGAAGTCCGAGTATTCGATCAAGGCCGTCCGCCTGGGCGTCCAGACCGGCCTGGTGCCGCTGTACGAGATCGAGGGCGGCGTCTACAAAATCAACTACAAACCCAAGCAGTTCAAGCCTATCGAGGATTATCTGAAGCTGCAGGGCCGCTTCCGCCACCTGACGCCGGAGCAGATCAAGCACATCGAGAAGATGCGCGACCTGCGCTGGAAGAAGCTGGAGGCCAAGGTCAAGATGACCGAGGCCCTGGCCGAGGAGATGGCCGAGTTGAGCTAG
- a CDS encoding pyruvate ferredoxin oxidoreductase: protein MIEIRFHGRGGQGAASACKMFADACFRGGKSVQAFPMFGVERRGAPVQSFVRVSDDEIRARHNIENPHYVFVLSETLMNKVDCSAGIKPGGVMVVNSPKDVATLKRDHRLEGDYEVHAINATEIAVKHGLGSMATPIVNTAMLGVAAKTTGLAEIDDLAAVIEESAPAKQAENAKAARDAFAALEL, encoded by the coding sequence ATGATCGAGATCCGCTTCCACGGACGCGGGGGCCAGGGCGCGGCCAGCGCCTGCAAGATGTTCGCCGACGCCTGTTTCCGCGGCGGCAAGAGCGTCCAGGCCTTCCCGATGTTCGGCGTCGAACGCCGCGGCGCGCCGGTGCAGAGTTTCGTCCGCGTCAGCGACGACGAGATCCGCGCCCGGCACAACATCGAGAACCCCCACTACGTCTTCGTCCTCTCCGAGACGCTGATGAACAAGGTCGACTGCAGCGCGGGCATCAAGCCCGGCGGAGTGATGGTCGTCAACAGCCCCAAGGACGTGGCGACGCTCAAGCGCGACCACCGGTTGGAGGGCGACTACGAAGTACACGCCATCAACGCCACCGAGATCGCCGTCAAGCACGGCCTGGGCTCGATGGCCACGCCGATCGTCAACACGGCGATGCTGGGCGTGGCGGCCAAGACCACCGGTCTGGCCGAGATCGACGACCTGGCCGCCGTCATCGAGGAAAGCGCCCCGGCCAAGCAGGCCGAAAACGCCAAGGCCGCCCGCGACGCCTTCGCCGCGCTGGAGCTTTAA
- the porA gene encoding pyruvate ferredoxin oxidoreductase — protein sequence MKKVLTGNHSVSFGAMVSRAEVVAAYPITPQTQIVERISELCADGEMDARFIKVESEHSAMAACIGASAGGARSFTATSAQGLALMDEMLHWASHARLPIVLANINRAMGPPWTIWTDQNDSVSRRDSGWIQFYCASNQEVLDTVIQAFKVAEQVKMPAMLVLDAFVLSHTSEPVDVPDIELVDSYLPKYQAEFDMDPAKGSPAYGALTNEEWYYELQIKMQRAMEQALDVIVAEDEKFGEVFGRNYPVVEGYRTEDADYLIFTTATVSSTAKDAVDRAREEGHKVGSVKVRLLRPFPKPQIRAIAKGRKRLGVIDRNISYGSEGAFFTEIKSCLYHEAETPEIHGFIAGLGGRDITVDSILAMIRTTIEESPAGDINWQGAKLA from the coding sequence ATGAAAAAGGTACTCACCGGTAACCATTCGGTCTCCTTCGGCGCGATGGTCTCGCGGGCCGAGGTGGTCGCGGCCTACCCGATCACCCCGCAGACCCAGATCGTGGAGCGCATCAGCGAGCTGTGCGCCGACGGCGAGATGGATGCGCGTTTCATCAAGGTGGAGAGCGAGCATTCGGCGATGGCGGCCTGCATCGGCGCCTCGGCCGGCGGAGCCCGCTCCTTCACCGCCACCAGCGCCCAGGGCCTGGCCCTGATGGACGAGATGCTGCACTGGGCCTCCCACGCGCGGCTGCCCATCGTGCTGGCCAACATCAACCGCGCCATGGGACCGCCCTGGACGATCTGGACGGACCAGAACGATTCGGTCTCCCGGCGCGACAGCGGCTGGATCCAGTTCTACTGCGCCTCGAACCAGGAGGTCCTCGACACGGTCATCCAGGCCTTCAAAGTCGCCGAGCAGGTCAAGATGCCGGCGATGCTGGTTCTGGACGCCTTCGTCCTCTCCCACACCTCGGAGCCCGTCGACGTCCCCGACATCGAGCTGGTCGACAGCTACCTGCCCAAGTACCAGGCCGAGTTCGACATGGATCCGGCCAAGGGCAGCCCGGCCTACGGCGCCCTGACCAACGAGGAGTGGTACTACGAGCTGCAGATCAAGATGCAGCGCGCCATGGAACAGGCCCTGGATGTGATCGTGGCTGAGGACGAAAAGTTCGGCGAGGTCTTCGGGCGCAACTACCCCGTCGTCGAGGGCTACCGCACCGAGGACGCCGACTACCTGATCTTCACCACGGCGACGGTCTCCTCGACGGCCAAGGACGCCGTCGACCGCGCCCGCGAGGAGGGGCACAAGGTCGGCAGCGTCAAGGTCCGCCTGCTGCGCCCCTTCCCCAAGCCGCAGATCCGCGCCATCGCCAAGGGCCGCAAACGCCTGGGCGTCATCGACCGTAACATCAGCTACGGCTCCGAGGGCGCCTTCTTCACCGAGATCAAGAGCTGCCTGTACCACGAGGCGGAAACCCCGGAGATCCACGGCTTCATCGCCGGTCTGGGCGGGCGCGATATCACCGTGGACAGCATCCTGGCGATGATCCGCACCACCATCGAGGAGAGCCCCGCCGGCGACATCAACTGGCAGGGAGCCAAGCTGGCCTGA